The window TGTACGTGAATATTCTCCACAAATGTAACGTTATCGctttcttttccgttttacctttttaaaaagtcaTACGCCTGGACCACATGTGGATTCATAAATTTATGTGCACGCAAGGTACCTCCGCGAAATGTAATCATGAAGGGAGAGGAGTGTCCCCGCCTTGAGTAAATGCACCCAGGAGGGAGGTTGCCCGAATGATCCTTAAAAAGGAGCGAATGTAGGACAATACAAAAGTTCGTATGTCAGGGGCGCTAACAATGGCGATGATACGGACGATCTGTACAGTGCCAAGGGGGGCGGATCTGTACATGGGGTGTCTACAGGAGAATCTTCTCTTGAACGAACTGTAGGATCGAATGGACTGGGAGCGGTGGGCCTAGTGAGGGAGGTTGTCCATCATGCAATGAATTcatctttaatttttcatgaaAGAGGTTGCGTTGCGTGCAAGTTTACCTTTGGGGCAAGGCAACGAACGAGTTGGTGGTTGATTCAGAGGGGGAGTTGCTCTTTATTCAAATTTAGAGAGTTACTTTTTGATAGCCTTTCGGCGGTTTTCCCCATAATAAGTGCGCATTCTGAAAACACCTGAACGCAACGACTGAAGGGGCAGACGCAGAAGATGCACCGTTGGATGCACACCCATTTGTCACCCCCTGGGGATGGTGAAACTTTGGGACAGGTTCTCCAAATGAATGTTACGACTCTTCTCATTCATATACCCGAAGAGACAATCGAGGAATTGTGCAATCGTTTCGTCCTTGTGGTATTTTTGTATGGCAATTAATGGGTTTTTCAAGTACTCTCCCATAAAGGTGGATACTTCTTCACTCTCGACAAGTGTCTTAAAATGTGAATTTCTGCTGATGATTGCACTGATTTCGTCTTTGTTTAAAATAACGTTACTGTACTTTTGGGCTACGTAATTAttaactttcttttttttttcattgttttttttgaccTCTTCGTGTGGGGTTGGATCCATCTTCTTAATGATCGTCTTCATAGGCTGGGTACTCCGTTGGCGTTGTTCGAGCGTCAACTCATTAGATGGCAGTTCCTTCGCTATATTTGGGCTCCTTTTCTTGtccatcttttttattttctccagtGGAGGTGGGAGGATGTCAAAGGTGTGGCCCCTCTTCccatccattttttgcatgaGGAGGTGGTAGACGATTAGACCGATTCAGATGATGCGGTTTTGCGTTGTGGCGCTTCGCTCGTTAAATAATGCACATGGAAAAGTGTTTATCCCCCAAGCGAACTATCACACTAATGGGTTAGACCCTCCACCTCTATTGACGACCTCTTAATATGGTGGTTGACGCTGAAGTGGAAAAACACTTACCACTACGGGGAGATTCCATCCGTGAGCGAATTACACTTTTTTTGGTGAGCCCAAGTTGGGACTTCTTCATTAGGTATTTCCTACACTAGTGGTTACTACCCCTGGTGAGGGAAGGCTCCACAttgaaggacaaaaaaaaaaaaaaaaaaaaaaaaaaaaaacgcgtcCACCCACACGTTTGGCAAAAAAATTCACGCACAGGTGTCCATTTCTACCTGAACATGTgaaagaaaatgcaaaaaaaaaaaaaaaaaaaaaaaaaaaaaaaaaaagaaactttcCTGTAGgagaaatttaaagaaaataacgTCCTTATTTTATGTAGccaaaaaatgtggaaaatagCTTCATCCACTGGGAGCACTACGCAAAAAggtatagaaaaaaaaaaaaaaaaaaaaaaaaaaaaaaaaaacgacaatGTGCTTTTACGAACTGTATCTCTCGCGGGAGAGGCGAATGGacaatgtacacatatgagGAGAATGTCATACAACTGTtgaggggggaaattatATCATTCACAtaaatgcgtttttttttttttttttcctttatacgTACTCGCGGAAGGGGCAGACATGAAAAGATGGTTCCTTTCCGTGATGCGGGTCTCCCCCCCTCCTGGAAAGTTCACGTTACACAGGTGGGGGGGGGGCACAACAGGAAACCCTTAAGGGGTCGTTTTTCCCCCAGCGGTgagaagcgaaaaaaaatgatcgcAGAGTGGAACGGAGGAGGTATGACTCGACAAgtgcatatttattttattttttattttttttattttccctattGAGGGGGGAATTGCTCattggaagaaggttttgCTTCACTCTGCCGCATTTTTGGCGAGGGCAACAGAGCTTCTTCAGGTGACAATGTTGAGTAGGTGCCCACAAGACGAAGGCGGCCAAGTGCACGTTTGAACGTTTGTACGATTACACGTTTGAACGTTTGTACGATTACACGTTTGAACGTTTGAACGTTTGAACGTTTGTACGCTTGCGCGTTTGCACGTTTATACGCTTGCGCGTATGGGTGGGTGGCCACGCTTGTGTGGTGCGATTTTACTTCCCCttggtacatatatacctgCGCGGAGGAGAAGTGTTTTCTGTTTTCTGCCCCTGGTAGTTTGTGTGGCAGAATCCTTGTGTGGCTCCGCACACGTTGAGCACTTGTGGATATCACCAGGAGCTACGTTTCCACTACAACTTCGTTAGAACTTCGTTAGAACTTCGTTACAACTTCGTTATAACTTCGTTAGAACTTCGTTACAACACCCCGTAGGAAAAATCCCCACCCCATGGCGAGCAAAAGCAACTACAGCCTGTGGATCGGAAATATCCCTTTCGACGTGACTGAGAGAGAACTCGACGATGTTTTATCGAGGGTGGGAGAAGTAGTCAGCGTACGTATTAAGTACGACATTGAGAAAAACATTAGCAAGGGCTTTGCCTTTTGTGAATACAAAGATTTAGAAACTTGTATGTTGGCGCTTAAGTATATTAATGGATATGAGTTGAAGGGTCGAAAGTTGCGTTTGTATTGGGCGAACGAGGAGTTTAGAGAGAAGATGGCGAGTGGTGCCATTTCTGGTTTTGGTGGTGGTGGCACTCTGTCCAGGGGAAGGGCAAACGAACATACGGGAAAGCGCATCGGATCTGGGTTACCTCCCGTTTTTAAGGGAAGCGCTAAATTCGATGCATCTATAGATTCAAATGGTCACTACaacaggaaggggaaaggacatCTAACTCACACGACAAACACACAAAGAAACGTAAAGGATGAATCTTATCAACCTAAGCATACAGAGATTAGTAACTCCAAAGAGAGTAACATGAATAAGGTGTTCATATCAAAAATTATGCATACATTAACTACATCTCAAATAATGtgcattttaaatttttttaaaaaacaagcTATGGAAAACTCAGAGAGGATAAAGTTCTATTTTCAAAGACATACGAATGTGGCATACGCACTCCTACATTGTTTGTTCCTCATGAATGTTATTAATGAATATACCCTTGGAAAGAACGACCTAAACATAGTTATCAGTGATGAGGCATTGATGAATAAAGCGGAGCGGATGATACAGGTGGAACGAAGCGGGAAATTCAAAATTCCATTAGTAGGAGTAGCTGATGTAGAAGACAACCAATATCATAACCAGAGTAGTAACCCGGAGAATATTTCTCACATGAAAAATAACAGAAGGGCAAGACACCTTgctgaaaatattatttatgaTTTGAGTGAAGATAACCCTATAGGGGAAAGTACTTATAGTGGTCCCCAATCCCATTTACTTAACTTAAGCAGCTTAACTTCTGTGGGAGGATCTGGAATAGGGGGGCAGACAAAAGGAGGTAGTAGAAGTAACACCGGGTTGTATGGCAGATCGAAGAGGGAATTAACAAATTTTAGTAAAGGAGGCATGtcaaatggagaagaaacaGAGGGGTACGGAGGGAGGGAGGTGAAATATGGAGGGCGTGGAGATCAGTACAGTGGGAATCCCCTTTACCCAGAGAGGAACAGTGACACTAGGGGTGTTTTGAAGgagaggagaaggaggatgatgatgaaagaATTTTACGGGGGTGTTTCTGGAAGTGGCACTTCACAAACATATAGAAGAAACATCGAGCAGATGCAAGATGGATGGTACAAGGAGACGAACGTTGGAATTTATGGAGGAATTAGCCAAGTGAATAATAATGGTGAGCCAGAATTTAAAAGAAGTTATTTGTCTGAATATGCGAATGGTGAGGATTCGGTGGAGATGAATCATGCGGTTCGTATTGGAGGGGAAGTGAAGAACGTGGTGGGGCATGGCGATCCGAGGTACCCTATGCCCTGTGAGGGGGTGGGGGTCAGTGATGTGGGTATTGATGTGGGTAATGGTGTAGGTAATGGTGTGAGTAATGGTGTAGGTAATGGTGTAGGTAATGGTGTAGGTAATGGTATAGGTGGTGATGTAGGTAATGATGTAGGTAATGATGTAGGTAATGATATAGGTAATGATGCAGGTACTGATGAGGGGGGGTCAATAGGATTGAAGAAATATAAGGGGGAGAGGGTCGTCCACCCCTTTGATAAGGTCTCCATGGAGAGGAGTGCGCTAGAAATGAGCGGTGAATTCCAAGACATGGTGAGTAACACCAATCAGGTGGCAGGGATGGGAGAGCCCCCTCTCTATGGAAGGAACGCAAACGATCTGAATGAATCAGGTGAACCGTACACTGTGAACTACATGGAAGCTGatggaaggaggaggaacaacGCGAATGTTCACCACGGTGTGGGAGATGGTGATTGTTTCAGTGGAGATAACTCTGCCTCTGTGAGGGGAGCCCCCCCAATGGACGATAGTTTCAACGGCAGGGAAAGGGACAACGGAAACAGTAATGGTCAGGTTTTtcaagagaaaagaagaatactAACCCGCCAAGGTATCTATGGTAGTAGTGGTAACAACATGGGAAGAAGTATGGAGGGGGGAGTTTCTAGGGGGGATATCACCTCAGCGGCGGTGATGCAGGGCCCTCCGAACGAGAGCGTTCTTTCAGACCCCACCTACGCCAACGTAGAATTGCCAGATGAAGAGCTTGTCAACGAAGTAGAGAAGAACAGGGATATCCTGAACAACATTTTGAAGTCACGCGTGGAGGATATGAAAAGTTGGAGCACTGAACAGCGTCTACAGGTTCTGTCCATTCAGAAGGCGCTACAACTCAAGGGGTATGTACTGCAGTGAAAAGGGGTACGTTAAACAATGAAATGGACAGAGGGGAGTGCGTGTCATCGCGTTACtgcgtatgtatataccccTGGTCAATTGGCGAAGGGCCTTCTCtccgtgttttttttttttttttttttttacctcgtCCGCTTTGTGCGTGgcttctacttttttttttgcttttcctctttttcatcttttcctctttttcattttttcattttttcattttttcattttttcatttgttcattttttcatcttttcatcttttcatttgttcatttgttcatttgttcatcttTTTTAACACCGCAAGGGCTAATTTGGCGCACACAGACGGTGCGAAGTTAAGCCGACTCGTTCGCAGAGGCCCTGCTCCCTGCCTGCAGCGCGCGCAGGGGTGTAGACGTGCAGGACAGATATATAGCACAAGCGTTAAGTGCACGTGTGCGTTCGGCTGAGGGGGTCCCTGCGGCAATTCCACAAACGACGGACATTCCGCCAATTTCACCAACGACGGACATTCCGCCAGTTCCACCAACTTGGAGGAGTTTGAAAAAGTAGCTGACCAAGCcaattgtgcaaaaaaaaaaaaaaaaaaaaaaaaaaaaaaaaaaaaaacgaataaagGAAGCAGTGGTGGTGAAAAAAGCTAGCTGGGTCAGGTAAATCTTCtccacaaagaaaaaaaaaaaaaaaaaaaaaaaatatatatatatacatatacatattggCAAAGGGTATACGTTGATGTGGGTGTGCTAAGAAGTAGGAACGAAGCCCCAATGGGGTGTAGGAATTTCTTCTCGAAAAGTCTACCACTGAAcgtaattatatataaaagagaagaaaacgGAGGGAAGGTAAATAGAAGGAGGATTCGCGGCTGATCTGCAATGCCGAGGTGGAGGGGGAGGGACTACTGCTCTGTACGCGTGACACACACAGACTTAGCGAAATGAACGAGAGGCACTTGATTAACAACATCGTTATAAAATACTTCGTTGGGAAGAGGTACTCCAAATGCATGTACAAGAGAAGAGACGATCCAGATGGGGGGCTACTGCGTCTGTAcaaatttgcaaaatggtACAAAGAACTAAAAGCGGTCGACAGTTACTACGATCGGTCAAATGAACGGTTGTATGTTACCTACACAAGTGATAAAGACATGAAGGTGTCTCATGTAAAGCAGAGAATTATTAAGCAGAAGGTTctgaaaaattttacaatGGTTTTTTATGGTTGTCTTGTCTTGTTGGTGGTACTATCATGCATTGCATGTCTATTAGTTTACAATAACAACAAGCACGTTGAATGTACCCTTCCATACGGAGACTGCCCGGTAATTCTACATAAGGGggtagataatttttttataaatgtaAGGATGCATGAACTGAGCAAGGATCGCATACTGGAGGCTTACTTAGCCATGAAGAATGCTCAAAGGAGCAGGTTCAGTAAGtcggaagggaagggaaatatCTTCCACGGAGAAGCTGATGGAATTAagttgaaaaagaaaaaaaagtattcccTTCTAAGTACAAATAATGTCAAGTGCAAGGAATGCAAAGTTGTTTTCCACCTCGAGGGCAAAGAAACGCATGAGGACATCTTCCATTTCGAGGATGTTAACAAATGCAAAAAGACCATCAGGAGGGAAAACTGTGTTCATGTGAAGGATGGCACCATGTGGAATAACCGCATTCATCTGTACAAGCGGTACAGCGGACCGATAAAGAACATGGATACGCTTGGGAGGGGGGCAGCGCGTGAGAAGGTCGTCCTGGACGGTGAGTGAGCTTCAGTGCCATCGGCCACATATAAAGCGAGTAAAGCGCTTTAACTGCTTCGTCTTGGTTACTGACACCTACATTGATTCTATCAAATATTGTAGATCGAGTGATGTTCCTCCATCCCTCCCTCAAGGATTACGTACTGAACTTGGACTATTTCACACTACGAAGCGAAGCAGGGAAAAGTGAGATTCTGACGGATATACTGATTAGGAGATTTGGGGATTCATTTACGGGACAAGCTATCCCATTTGGCGCTGCGTCTACTACCCCATTTAGCGGTGTGTCTACTTTGCCATGCTCGCCAGTGTGTATATCCCATTCCGGTTCTCCCTGTTCGTAGGAATCCCCGTGAATGAGGAACCACTGAGGGGTGGAAGAAAcctgaaggagaagaatcaACACATCTGCCACCCTGACTACAGGAAGACGTTTtggtaaaaaagaattcgCATGGGTGGTTGCTAGTTGTGGTGTCTGCACGTGAGCGAATATCCTCCTTACCACTTTATCGGTTTACCACTCCATCGGTTTACCACTCCATCGGTTTACCACTCCATCGGTTTACCACTCCATCGGTTTACCACTCCATCGGTTTACCACTCCATCGGTTTACCACTCCACCGATTTGCCACTCCACCGATTTACCACTCCACCGATTTACCGCAGGAACAATACCTTCTACTGGCTGTGCCCCCAATTTTACGAAGAGGACAGAGGATCCCGCGAGTACACCATTGCCCTATCCATCATGCAGATGGTAAACATGCAGGGATCAGGAGAAGCGGACGAAAACAAACACCTCCTTGAAATGGGAAAGTTGAGTGCAACGCCTCGTCGGTACGACCACTTTGGGTTTATCGAACACAAGTTGGAGCTCCCTCTTAAGGTGGATATATTCAGCCGATTCCAACCGCACGATGTAGAAACTGAAAACATGGACATGCTGGAAAAAATCTATAGAGTATTCTTCTGCCAGGGTCCTCGGGGATCCCCTTCCGAAGGGAAGAAACCTCATCCCTACTCACATTCTGGCGCTTCACATGAGGATGGAAGATCGAGAAGGAAGTTCTCCTTTTCCAACGATGAGGGTGAGCAGAAGGAAACAAGGGGGATGTTACATGGAACGGGAGTAATGGATACGTATAATGAtgtagagaaggaaaatacatCGATTCACATGGATAATACTTCGATGACtgatgaggaagaatatCTCTCTATGGAGGATATATGTCGTGAAGACAAGTACCCTGAAGTGGAAAATATGGCAGATGTGAAGGAATCGTCAactaaagaaggaaagggataCAATAGAAAAGTTCACATTAAAGAAATACCAAcctttgaaaaaaacaaacgaaaggaaaaagaaacaaaaggatTGAATAAGGAACTAGTGATTATatctccttctttattttttggaatTATGGACAGGACGTTAgatgttgtcttttttttgttagtcCTTCTGCTTGGAATGATCTTAGTGATGGTGGCTATTTATATTTGCCTGACCATCGGGCATGATGTGTCTGTTATTTTGAAGGACCAAGCAGATATTGAGGAGATGCCCAGATACTTGAAGCGAATTTCAAAGCAGATCACTGGGGGTGGTGACTGCATCTCTGTTGGAGGTAGCGATGGGGGTTACTTTAGAATCCAGCGTCGTGCGAGCGATCCATTTTAGTGGCTCAGCGGGAGGAAGTGCACCCATGTAGACACATCACATGATTGTACGTAGAGGAAACATGTAGTAAAAAGGGGGCTGATGCAGAAAAAAGGCTTCTCACTGCACCATTCCCATGGATTGACATTCCATTGATTGACATTCCATTGACAGtcattctcctccttttttccaaaaaaaacgGCGTTAAGGAAGGAGCCCTCTTCAAACAATTTCCTTGTCGTCAGGTACCGGTTTGTCCTGCGTGGTGGGCAATACGATGGGATGGGCACGGACGAgcggaaggtaaaaaaaaaaaaaaaaaaaagaaaacctggagaaggaggaacacTTATCCATGAGCGTTTTTCCTCATCAATGCTTATCCTGCTCACCTGTTCGTAGTTCTTGTGTTGGACATCCTTCCAATTTGTGGAGAGGACCGTCCCTCGGGAGGTTTgctgaacagaaaaagaaaaataaaataattaaatggGAGAATTATCTGACAGAACAAACAAGTTTGTGTAGttgcatttttccatttgtgttttttttttttttttttttttttttttttcctttccgatGCGCATTTTTCCAAGGGACATGTCCCAAAACGCGATGGCGCAGAAACGAAAGACACATACAAATGACTTGATCATGGCTCTCTTCGTATCATCATCTCCTTCGTTGTATATTTTCCTGAAGAAGGTATCGATGTTTCCCTCGTCTTCGTCTTCCTTTATTGACTTTGGGGAAAagatggaaaggaaggaaacagaagaaagcggaaaaacaaatgagaGAAGGCACCTTCAAGAGGGTGTCACTTCATATGTGCGTTTTTCTCATCAGTTATGTCACCA is drawn from Plasmodium knowlesi strain H genome assembly, chromosome: 7 and contains these coding sequences:
- a CDS encoding CSTF domain-containing protein, putative, with translation MASKSNYSLWIGNIPFDVTERELDDVLSRVGEVVSVRIKYDIEKNISKGFAFCEYKDLETCMLALKYINGYELKGRKLRLYWANEEFREKMASGAISGFGGGGTLSRGRANEHTGKRIGSGLPPVFKGSAKFDASIDSNGHYNRKGKGHLTHTTNTQRNVKDESYQPKHTEISNSKESNMNKVFISKIMHTLTTSQIMCILNFFKKQAMENSERIKFYFQRHTNVAYALLHCLFLMNVINEYTLGKNDLNIVISDEALMNKAERMIQVERSGKFKIPLVGVADVEDNQYHNQSSNPENISHMKNNRRARHLAENIIYDLSEDNPIGESTYSGPQSHLLNLSSLTSVGGSGIGGQTKGGSRSNTGLYGRSKRELTNFSKGGMSNGEETEGYGGREVKYGGRGDQYSGNPLYPERNSDTRGVLKERRRRMMMKEFYGGVSGSGTSQTYRRNIEQMQDGWYKETNVGIYGGISQVNNNGEPEFKRSYLSEYANGEDSVEMNHAVRIGGEVKNVVGHGDPRYPMPCEGVGVSDVGIDVGNGVGNGVSNGVGNGVGNGVGNGIGGDVGNDVGNDVGNDIGNDAGTDEGGSIGLKKYKGERVVHPFDKVSMERSALEMSGEFQDMVSNTNQVAGMGEPPLYGRNANDLNESGEPYTVNYMEADGRRRNNANVHHGVGDGDCFSGDNSASVRGAPPMDDSFNGRERDNGNSNGQVFQEKRRILTRQGIYGSSGNNMGRSMEGGVSRGDITSAAVMQGPPNESVLSDPTYANVELPDEELVNEVEKNRDILNNILKSRVEDMKSWSTEQRLQVLSIQKALQLKGYVLQ